Proteins encoded by one window of Catenulispora sp. GP43:
- a CDS encoding LacI family DNA-binding transcriptional regulator, with protein MNIGEIARRSGVARSTVSYALSGKRPVSEQTRQRIQDVIDELDYRPNASARALKEGRTRTVGLVIPPAGARMTSMQLDFVASVVEAAAEADLDVLLSPSGGDQDGSFERLISGRRVDGVILMEIRLADPRVVRLEQTGIPFVTIGRVAEPDGTWWVDVDYATLVGQCVDHLADLGHRDMALINRSSGLVAAGYGPARRAHEGFAEAVGRREAAGSEFCCEDDAAGGERCVAEILAARPATTAIVTVNEAALPGVQRALERAGHEIPRTFSIAGVAADQWAEEFRPPLTAADVPSLEIGAIAMELLIERIADPDAVARHRMFTPPISLRSSTGPAPRPSARPAFLRPPAAPVWLSGTDGD; from the coding sequence ATGAACATCGGAGAGATAGCGCGCCGCTCGGGGGTGGCGCGCAGCACCGTGTCGTATGCGCTCAGCGGCAAGCGGCCGGTCTCGGAGCAGACCCGGCAGCGCATCCAGGACGTCATCGACGAGCTGGACTACCGTCCCAACGCCTCGGCCCGCGCGCTGAAGGAGGGCCGGACCCGCACCGTGGGTCTGGTGATCCCGCCGGCCGGGGCGCGGATGACGTCCATGCAGTTGGACTTCGTCGCCAGTGTCGTGGAAGCCGCGGCGGAGGCCGACCTCGACGTTCTGCTCTCCCCGTCCGGCGGGGACCAGGACGGCTCGTTCGAGCGCCTGATCAGCGGTCGGCGGGTCGACGGCGTGATCCTGATGGAGATCCGGCTGGCGGATCCGCGTGTCGTCCGGCTCGAGCAGACCGGGATACCGTTCGTGACCATCGGCCGGGTCGCCGAACCGGACGGGACCTGGTGGGTCGACGTGGACTACGCGACGCTGGTCGGCCAGTGCGTCGACCACCTCGCCGACCTCGGCCATCGCGACATGGCGCTGATCAACCGTTCGTCCGGGCTCGTGGCCGCCGGCTACGGTCCCGCCCGCCGGGCGCACGAGGGGTTCGCCGAGGCCGTCGGCCGGCGCGAAGCGGCCGGATCGGAGTTCTGCTGCGAGGACGACGCCGCCGGGGGCGAGCGCTGTGTGGCGGAGATCCTGGCCGCGCGCCCCGCGACGACCGCGATCGTCACCGTCAACGAGGCGGCGCTGCCCGGGGTCCAGCGCGCACTGGAGCGGGCCGGCCACGAGATCCCGAGGACCTTCTCCATCGCCGGGGTCGCGGCGGATCAGTGGGCTGAGGAGTTCCGTCCGCCGCTCACCGCCGCAGACGTCCCGTCGCTGGAGATCGGCGCGATCGCGATGGAGCTGCTCATCGAGCGCATCGCCGACCCGGACGCGGTCGCCCGGCATCGCATGTTCACCCCGCCGATCTCGCTGCGAAGCAGTACCGGACCCGCGCCGCGGCCGTCGGCGCGACCGGCGTTCTTGAGACCGCCGGCCGCGCCGGTGTGGCTCAGCGGAACAGACG